A part of Streptomyces sp. NBC_01497 genomic DNA contains:
- a CDS encoding bifunctional DNA primase/polymerase yields the protein MATTARHAATLALAHALSAAERGLPVFPLSPTKLPALRSPHRDQPAPVHCRGECGLPGHGVYDATTDPAAVRALFDAAPWATGYGIACGRPPYHLIGIDLDISGHEPTAGTTPDSVAALQQIAFEHLFTLPETVTVLTPSGGRHIWLSGPPNVVVPNSAGRLAPGIDVRGTGGYLVGPGSVSTRGAYRLAPGTADLTAPAPCPRALLRLLTPPARTPPARPGLPGQQGEGLVHFVLAAHEGQRNTRLFWAACRAYEHGFGELLADTLVEAALHTGLTEQEARATIASARRLTRTR from the coding sequence ATGGCCACCACCGCCCGGCACGCCGCCACCCTGGCTCTCGCGCACGCGCTCTCCGCCGCCGAGCGCGGACTCCCCGTCTTCCCCCTGTCCCCCACCAAGCTCCCGGCCTTGCGCTCACCCCACCGCGACCAGCCGGCACCCGTGCACTGCCGGGGCGAATGCGGCCTCCCGGGCCACGGCGTCTACGACGCGACCACGGACCCCGCGGCCGTTCGCGCACTGTTCGACGCGGCGCCCTGGGCGACGGGGTACGGGATCGCGTGCGGGCGCCCCCCGTACCACCTGATCGGCATCGACCTGGACATCAGCGGCCACGAACCCACGGCGGGGACCACGCCCGACTCGGTGGCCGCACTCCAGCAGATCGCGTTCGAGCACCTCTTCACGCTGCCGGAGACGGTCACCGTCCTCACCCCCAGCGGCGGCCGCCACATCTGGCTGAGCGGGCCACCGAACGTGGTCGTACCGAACTCGGCCGGCCGGCTCGCGCCCGGCATCGACGTCCGCGGCACGGGCGGCTACCTGGTGGGCCCCGGCTCCGTCTCCACGCGCGGCGCGTACCGGCTCGCCCCCGGCACGGCCGACCTCACGGCGCCCGCGCCCTGCCCGCGCGCCCTGCTGCGCCTCCTCACACCTCCGGCCCGCACCCCGCCCGCCAGGCCGGGACTCCCCGGGCAGCAGGGCGAGGGCCTGGTGCACTTCGTCCTCGCCGCGCACGAAGGACAGCGCAACACGCGCCTGTTCTGGGCCGCCTGCCGCGCGTACGAACACGGGTTCGGCGAGCTGCTCGCGGACACCCTGGTCGAGGCGGCGCTGCACACCGGGCTGACGGAACAGGAGGCACGGGCGACCATCGCCTCGGCACGACGGCTGACGCGCACGCGCTGA
- a CDS encoding PPOX class F420-dependent oxidoreductase has translation MSEPWSLFGTTPTGVLTTQKRDGRPQLSNVSYLWDPEPRILLISVTDDRAKTRNLRRDPRASFYVTTPTFGAYAVGEGVVELGAVTREPDDDAAEALVAHYRALRGEHPDWAEFRAAMVSQRRLLLRLPLTHAYGWGPDAG, from the coding sequence GTGAGCGAGCCCTGGAGCCTGTTCGGTACGACCCCCACCGGGGTCCTTACGACCCAGAAGCGCGACGGCCGGCCGCAGTTGTCGAACGTCTCGTACCTGTGGGATCCGGAGCCCCGCATCCTGCTGATCTCGGTCACCGACGACCGCGCCAAGACCCGCAACCTACGGCGTGATCCGCGGGCGAGCTTCTACGTCACGACGCCGACGTTCGGCGCGTACGCGGTGGGCGAGGGCGTCGTGGAGCTCGGGGCGGTCACCCGTGAACCGGACGACGACGCGGCCGAGGCGCTCGTCGCCCACTACCGCGCGCTGCGCGGGGAACACCCGGACTGGGCGGAGTTCCGCGCCGCGATGGTAAGCCAGCGCCGACTGCTCCTACGGCTGCCGCTCACCCACGCGTACGGCTGGGGCCCCGACGCGGGCTGA
- a CDS encoding long-chain fatty acid--CoA ligase, with translation MLSTMQDVPLTVTRILRHGMTIHAKSQITTWTGEGEPRRRSFAEAGGRAVQLAAALRSELGVTDDERVATLMWNNAEHVEAYLAIPAMGAILHTLNLRLPSEQLIYIANHAEDRVIIVNGSLLPLLAPLLPHLPTVEHLVVSGPGDRSVLAEADAQVHDYEELLAGQSADYTAFDWPVLDERSAAAMCYTSGTTGDPKGVVFSHRSIYLHSMQANTTTALGLTERDLTLVVVPQFHVNAWGVPHATFMIGANMLMPDRFLQPAPLADMIERERPTHAAAVPTIWQGLLAEVTERPRDLTSMARVTIGGSACPPSLMEAYDKLGVRLLHAWGMTETSPLGTTSDPPAGIAPEEEWPYRITQGRFPIGIEPRLAGPDGRFLPWDNESAGELEVRGPWVARAYYGGAGKELTPEDKFSEDGWLRTGDVGVISHDGYLTLTDRAKDVIKSGGEWISSVSLENALMGHPAVAEAAVVAVPDDKWGERPLATVVLKEGATAGFPELREYLTGLVAKWQVPERWALVASVPKTSVGKFDKKVIRRQYANGELDVTRL, from the coding sequence GTGCTGAGCACGATGCAGGACGTACCGCTGACTGTGACGCGCATCCTTCGTCACGGCATGACGATCCACGCGAAGTCGCAGATCACCACCTGGACCGGGGAGGGCGAGCCGAGGCGACGGAGTTTCGCGGAGGCCGGCGGCCGGGCGGTACAGCTCGCCGCTGCGCTCCGCAGCGAGTTGGGGGTGACGGACGACGAGCGCGTCGCGACCCTCATGTGGAACAACGCGGAGCATGTGGAGGCGTATCTCGCCATCCCCGCGATGGGCGCGATCCTGCACACGCTCAACCTGCGGTTGCCGTCCGAGCAGTTGATCTACATCGCGAACCACGCGGAAGACCGCGTGATCATCGTCAACGGTTCGCTGCTGCCGCTCCTCGCCCCGCTCCTGCCGCACCTTCCGACGGTCGAGCACCTCGTCGTCAGCGGTCCCGGGGACCGTTCGGTGCTCGCGGAGGCGGACGCGCAGGTGCACGACTACGAGGAACTCCTCGCCGGGCAGTCAGCCGACTACACCGCCTTCGACTGGCCCGTGCTGGACGAGCGTTCCGCCGCCGCCATGTGCTACACCTCCGGGACCACGGGCGACCCCAAGGGCGTCGTGTTCTCGCACCGTTCGATCTACCTGCACTCGATGCAGGCCAACACGACGACGGCGCTCGGCCTGACCGAGCGGGACCTGACGCTCGTGGTCGTGCCGCAGTTCCACGTGAACGCCTGGGGCGTCCCGCACGCGACGTTCATGATCGGCGCCAACATGCTGATGCCGGACCGGTTCCTGCAGCCCGCCCCGCTCGCCGACATGATCGAGCGGGAGCGGCCCACGCACGCCGCCGCCGTCCCCACCATCTGGCAGGGCCTGCTCGCCGAGGTCACCGAACGGCCCCGCGACCTCACGTCCATGGCCCGCGTCACCATCGGCGGTTCCGCCTGCCCGCCGTCGTTGATGGAGGCGTACGACAAGCTCGGCGTCCGCCTCCTGCACGCCTGGGGCATGACGGAGACGTCACCGCTCGGCACGACCTCCGACCCGCCGGCCGGGATCGCGCCCGAGGAGGAGTGGCCCTACCGGATCACCCAGGGCCGCTTCCCCATAGGGATCGAGCCGCGGCTCGCGGGCCCCGACGGCAGGTTCCTGCCGTGGGACAACGAGTCGGCGGGCGAGCTGGAGGTACGCGGCCCCTGGGTGGCGCGCGCGTACTACGGCGGTGCGGGCAAGGAACTCACGCCGGAGGACAAGTTCAGTGAGGACGGCTGGCTGCGGACCGGCGACGTGGGCGTCATCAGCCACGACGGCTATCTGACGCTGACGGACCGGGCGAAGGACGTGATCAAGTCCGGCGGTGAGTGGATCTCCAGCGTCAGCCTGGAGAACGCCCTGATGGGGCACCCGGCGGTCGCGGAGGCAGCGGTGGTGGCCGTGCCGGACGACAAGTGGGGCGAACGGCCGCTCGCCACCGTCGTCCTGAAGGAGGGTGCGACCGCCGGCTTCCCGGAGCTCAGGGAGTACCTGACCGGCCTCGTCGCGAAGTGGCAGGTGCCGGAGCGCTGGGCGCTGGTGGCATCGGTGCCGAAGACGAGTGTGGGGAAGTTCGACAAGAAGGTGATCAGGCGGCAGTACGCGAACGGGGAGCTGGACGTGACGCGGCTCTAG
- a CDS encoding M1 family metallopeptidase, translating to MRQATGTTRVSFIALTAAMAVSVGSLSAASTARADPAHNLAPHTGVSARERPRPGAVGAGDRLFPSLGNGGYDVQSYDVGYGYRPGVMTMESSVDIMATATQALAGFSLDSAGQHIESVTVQGEKAAFHSSGEKLFITPKKPPAKGQLFRVHIGFSADRTANPPSPSTPTVSPNFLNWYNRDDGFALFGQPDRAHLFFPMNDIPRDKARVTFRITTPKDLQAVAGGTLRSRRTVGDRTTYVYSTRDPIPTDVIQAAVGHFKELDQSGPHGLPLRSYVDTDDFEKAAPQVKLVPGQVDWVERELGVPFPFETYGVLGLKGGYAAALESPTLSTFSATAGLTKADHGDEGTMVHELVHQYFGDAVSVNNWDDMWLSEGHASYYTFRFMADKGYAENGTYDDNIHRAYEFDQANRPQYGPPGRPGDTADVLGGTNAGGVVMLDGLRRLVGDATFRAIERTFFEKYRSTSATTQDYIDTANSVSGRDLTAYIRSWIYGATTPPAVGHPDWSAPATVREPRSKAH from the coding sequence ATGCGTCAGGCAACTGGTACGACGAGGGTGTCATTCATCGCTTTGACGGCGGCCATGGCGGTGTCGGTCGGCTCCCTGTCCGCAGCCTCCACGGCGCGGGCGGATCCCGCCCACAATCTCGCGCCGCACACCGGTGTGTCTGCCCGGGAAAGGCCCCGGCCCGGTGCGGTGGGCGCCGGGGATCGGCTCTTTCCCTCTCTCGGCAACGGGGGGTACGACGTCCAGTCGTACGACGTGGGGTACGGCTACCGGCCAGGCGTGATGACCATGGAGTCTTCCGTCGACATCATGGCCACGGCTACGCAGGCGCTCGCCGGCTTCAGCCTGGATTCGGCCGGTCAGCACATCGAATCTGTCACGGTGCAGGGCGAGAAGGCGGCCTTCCACAGCTCGGGCGAGAAGCTCTTCATCACGCCGAAGAAACCACCGGCGAAGGGACAGCTGTTTCGGGTGCATATCGGCTTCAGTGCCGACCGGACCGCCAATCCGCCATCACCCTCGACTCCGACTGTGTCCCCGAACTTCTTGAATTGGTACAACCGAGACGACGGATTCGCCCTCTTCGGCCAACCGGACAGGGCACATCTATTCTTCCCCATGAACGACATCCCCCGCGACAAGGCGCGGGTCACCTTCCGTATCACCACTCCGAAAGATCTTCAGGCGGTGGCCGGCGGGACGCTGCGGTCGCGCAGGACCGTGGGCGATCGCACCACCTATGTGTACTCCACCCGCGATCCGATTCCGACGGACGTAATACAGGCGGCAGTTGGGCACTTCAAGGAGTTGGATCAGAGTGGCCCGCACGGGCTGCCGCTTCGTAGCTACGTCGACACCGACGATTTCGAGAAGGCGGCGCCGCAGGTGAAACTCGTACCCGGTCAGGTCGACTGGGTGGAGAGGGAGCTCGGCGTCCCGTTCCCCTTTGAGACGTACGGTGTGCTGGGACTGAAAGGCGGATACGCCGCCGCGTTGGAATCCCCCACTCTGAGCACCTTCAGCGCCACGGCGGGACTGACGAAGGCCGACCACGGCGACGAGGGCACCATGGTGCACGAGTTGGTCCACCAGTACTTCGGAGACGCTGTCTCGGTGAACAACTGGGACGACATGTGGCTCAGCGAAGGCCACGCGAGTTACTACACGTTCCGGTTCATGGCGGACAAGGGGTACGCGGAGAACGGCACATACGACGACAACATCCACCGCGCCTACGAATTCGACCAGGCGAACCGCCCGCAGTACGGACCGCCCGGTCGCCCCGGTGACACGGCGGATGTGCTGGGCGGGACGAACGCCGGTGGCGTGGTGATGCTCGACGGCCTTCGCCGCCTGGTGGGCGACGCGACCTTCCGGGCGATCGAGCGTACGTTCTTCGAGAAATACCGGAGCACGTCGGCGACGACGCAGGACTACATCGACACCGCGAACTCGGTGTCCGGGCGCGATCTCACCGCGTACATCAGGAGTTGGATCTACGGCGCGACGACACCGCCGGCCGTCGGTCACCCTGACTGGTCGGCCCCGGCCACGGTCCGGGAGCCACGTTCGAAGGCGCACTGA
- a CDS encoding SigE family RNA polymerase sigma factor, with translation MTTPVCTSASRAASHGHAPYASFSSYVRARGPVLLRTARSLTANPLDAEDLLQTALTKTYVAWERIEDHRALDGYVRRALVNTRTSQWRKRKVDEFACEDLPEPAAGNDIGVAEHQVLHDAMWRAILRLPDRQRAMVVLRYYEDLSEAQTAEVLDVSVGTVKSAVSRALAKLREDPELAPVH, from the coding sequence ATGACCACGCCTGTCTGCACGAGCGCTTCCAGGGCCGCGAGCCACGGCCACGCGCCGTACGCGTCGTTCTCGTCGTACGTACGGGCGCGGGGACCCGTACTGCTGCGGACCGCCCGCTCCCTCACCGCGAATCCGCTGGACGCGGAGGACCTGCTACAGACCGCACTCACCAAGACGTACGTCGCCTGGGAACGCATCGAGGACCACCGCGCCCTCGATGGTTACGTGCGCCGCGCGCTGGTGAACACCCGCACGTCGCAGTGGCGCAAGCGCAAGGTCGACGAGTTCGCGTGCGAGGACCTGCCGGAGCCCGCCGCCGGCAACGACATCGGCGTCGCCGAGCACCAGGTGCTGCACGACGCGATGTGGCGCGCGATCCTGCGGCTGCCGGACCGGCAGCGGGCGATGGTCGTCCTGCGGTACTACGAGGACCTGAGCGAGGCGCAGACCGCCGAGGTGCTGGACGTCTCGGTCGGCACGGTCAAGAGCGCGGTGTCGCGGGCGCTGGCGAAGCTCCGCGAGGATCCCGAACTGGCGCCCGTCCACTGA
- a CDS encoding PAS domain-containing protein, whose protein sequence is MSSRPSRGAARLAAILDALPDGLVLVNANGTVVNANAIALEMFESPGTALVGRGLLDLLPEFDSKLIPGSMRRPASTDARGRTKPTRMTARRTDGAEFPAEVTSASLDSRDAYRDPTGGYNGDELLMLVVRDLTGTVDTEAELARSQRQTEMILRAASEGVVGTDTDGRVVLVNPAAAQILGFRATDLGGRELHTLVLHSRANGDPFPYDESPLADTLRSGRKHRVRGQVLWAKNGSPVPVDLTTAPVRDGDQLVGAVMTFIDRRAHEELLKSHADEVDEIKESAATELKAVTDRLTGELTATERRLTSDLAAAEQRLTAERDEVEERLTAQLRETEEAATAELADRSDRYAAEIEELTEQYEFVSARHAQLTAVLGDALRGPLEELRGELATLAADPAGQLWPEANQILHHLAAGYARMTTLVDNVLGYQRLDAGTEQLSKMNVLLDGVVAAGVDGAVELIGPGRAQFAVHAPPIEAEVDPGRLATALAHLVADVAGVDATGRTRQQQVQSGGYIDSTILVAAAQRDNVVRIEVRGPFPGGDPVHGPIVQGIVRAHGGVLRTHEVPGMSGRAYALELPLGEGGGTMQSARALAPYQEATGAPGTTVGGGDVPVPTQGAGGTGGGGRRRARRSSTDAFLDSPVGEDTPEPPTGRRRARPSTENSQGGAPRTGADAAVTSERGARAAAGAMRPSGVPGAGPGAGSSGAGGSGVTAPGDSPGPAAPGVNGSGVTGGAPVGPAALGPGTGAGGASGTGRRRGRPSPADGHGDGHGGRAQGALVPAAESVRGPAGQQHATVPPQGVPLSHHRAAGAEAGAQRALPALPSGPIAPQPALADAPSLAPVPPLGGGATAYGTQGPHETQGARGTAVAAQGGPGAPSAHAPAHPQSQPTGRRARRALSQAPDHPVEPEGPRSAFALPPGAADRTDDSLPGRHDGARTAPDEDHTPPQAHPLHGTHGAQGARGPQGAQLGYQDAGNAADLGHGRTRSAGHQSPGQAQGQNQQGQNPDQGRNPERGEGQGRTRNPAAAPAPSSGREAQGEPRRAATPTAPAPAPAPAPARPLPVAQPLPDETPPAGTATGSDTQGRAFSVRTLGQGVPFARGGHAPGTPATGPLAANRRRKLGNRTEPASETGGQPQGPAPSGPQSTSVPMPPPAGGPGAGGGRAEGRSYAIGAPDEGAEGPEPLDGPGGAVEVANRPQPRPVDDELPPEPLDNPRRLLVWPAPDVSTQQALSERGYRPVVVHSREEVDAQIAAFPAALFVDPLTGPITRTALQSLRQAAVAAEVPVLVTAGLGQANREAAYGADPAVLLKALAPRDSEQHPPRVLLIEGHEEIALALRSTLERRGMQVGRAADDNEAVALAGQMRPNLVVMDLMQVRRRRAGIIDWLRANGQLNRTPLVVYTSMGIDPAELPRLVSGENVLFLAERSTSDEVQARIVDLLAKIGTN, encoded by the coding sequence GTGAGCAGCAGGCCATCCCGAGGCGCTGCTCGCCTCGCAGCCATACTCGACGCGCTGCCTGACGGCCTCGTCCTCGTCAACGCGAACGGGACCGTCGTCAACGCCAACGCGATCGCGCTGGAGATGTTCGAGTCGCCGGGCACCGCACTCGTCGGCCGGGGGCTGCTCGATCTGCTGCCCGAGTTCGACTCCAAACTGATCCCCGGTTCGATGCGCAGGCCCGCCTCGACGGACGCGCGCGGCCGTACGAAGCCGACACGGATGACCGCCCGGCGCACGGACGGTGCCGAGTTCCCCGCCGAAGTGACGAGCGCGAGCCTGGACAGCCGGGACGCGTACCGCGACCCGACCGGCGGCTACAACGGCGACGAACTGCTGATGCTGGTCGTACGGGACCTCACGGGCACCGTGGACACCGAGGCCGAACTGGCCCGTTCGCAGCGGCAGACCGAGATGATCCTGCGCGCCGCGTCCGAGGGCGTCGTCGGCACGGACACCGACGGCCGGGTCGTCCTCGTGAACCCCGCGGCCGCGCAGATCCTCGGTTTCCGCGCCACCGACCTCGGCGGTCGCGAACTGCACACGCTGGTCCTGCACTCCCGGGCGAACGGCGATCCCTTCCCGTACGACGAGTCGCCGCTCGCCGACACCCTGCGCTCCGGTCGCAAGCACCGGGTGCGCGGCCAGGTGCTCTGGGCGAAGAACGGTTCCCCGGTACCCGTCGACCTGACCACGGCCCCGGTACGCGACGGCGACCAGCTCGTCGGCGCGGTCATGACGTTCATCGACCGCCGCGCCCACGAGGAACTGCTCAAGAGCCACGCCGACGAAGTCGACGAGATCAAGGAGAGCGCGGCCACCGAGCTGAAGGCCGTGACCGACCGCCTCACCGGCGAGCTCACCGCGACCGAGCGGCGCCTCACCTCCGACCTCGCGGCGGCCGAACAGCGGCTGACCGCGGAACGCGACGAGGTCGAGGAGCGGCTCACCGCGCAGCTGCGGGAGACCGAGGAGGCCGCGACGGCCGAACTCGCCGACCGCAGCGACCGGTACGCGGCCGAAATCGAGGAACTCACCGAGCAGTACGAGTTCGTGTCGGCGCGCCACGCCCAGCTGACCGCCGTGCTCGGCGACGCCCTGCGCGGCCCGCTGGAGGAGCTGCGCGGCGAACTCGCCACGCTCGCCGCCGACCCGGCGGGCCAGCTGTGGCCCGAGGCCAACCAGATCCTGCACCACCTCGCCGCCGGGTACGCGAGGATGACCACGCTCGTCGACAACGTGCTGGGCTACCAGCGCCTCGACGCGGGCACCGAGCAGCTCTCGAAGATGAACGTCCTGCTGGACGGCGTCGTCGCGGCCGGCGTCGACGGGGCGGTCGAGCTGATCGGGCCGGGCAGGGCGCAGTTCGCCGTGCACGCCCCGCCGATCGAGGCGGAGGTCGACCCGGGCCGGCTCGCGACGGCGCTCGCGCACCTCGTCGCCGACGTGGCGGGCGTGGACGCGACCGGCCGCACCCGGCAGCAGCAGGTCCAGTCCGGCGGCTACATCGACTCGACGATCCTGGTCGCCGCCGCGCAGCGCGACAACGTCGTACGGATCGAGGTGCGCGGACCGTTCCCGGGCGGTGACCCGGTGCACGGGCCGATCGTCCAGGGCATCGTGCGGGCGCACGGCGGCGTGCTCCGGACGCACGAGGTGCCGGGGATGAGCGGTCGCGCCTACGCGCTGGAACTGCCCCTCGGCGAGGGCGGCGGCACGATGCAGTCGGCGCGGGCCCTCGCTCCGTACCAGGAGGCGACCGGCGCGCCTGGCACGACCGTGGGCGGCGGCGACGTTCCCGTACCCACACAGGGTGCGGGCGGCACCGGAGGGGGCGGACGCCGGCGTGCCCGGCGGTCGTCCACCGACGCGTTCCTCGATTCCCCGGTGGGCGAGGACACTCCGGAGCCGCCGACCGGCCGGCGCAGGGCACGGCCGTCGACCGAGAACAGTCAGGGCGGCGCTCCGCGTACCGGGGCCGACGCGGCTGTCACCTCGGAGCGGGGCGCGCGGGCCGCAGCAGGCGCGATGCGCCCGAGTGGCGTGCCCGGTGCGGGCCCCGGTGCGGGCAGTTCGGGCGCGGGCGGCTCAGGCGTCACCGCTCCCGGCGACAGCCCAGGCCCGGCCGCCCCGGGCGTGAACGGCTCAGGTGTCACCGGCGGCGCTCCCGTGGGCCCGGCCGCGCTCGGTCCTGGCACCGGTGCCGGGGGAGCTTCGGGTACGGGACGCCGGCGCGGCCGGCCCAGTCCCGCCGACGGTCACGGGGACGGCCACGGAGGCCGCGCCCAGGGCGCCCTCGTACCGGCCGCCGAGAGCGTCCGCGGCCCGGCAGGACAGCAGCACGCCACCGTGCCGCCGCAGGGCGTGCCCCTGTCGCACCACCGGGCCGCAGGAGCGGAGGCGGGCGCTCAGCGCGCGCTGCCCGCGCTGCCTTCGGGCCCCATCGCACCGCAGCCCGCGCTCGCGGACGCGCCCTCGCTGGCGCCGGTACCGCCGCTGGGTGGCGGGGCAACGGCCTACGGAACCCAGGGGCCGCACGAGACCCAGGGTGCCCGGGGGACCGCTGTGGCGGCGCAGGGTGGGCCGGGCGCGCCAAGTGCGCACGCCCCCGCGCATCCGCAGTCGCAGCCGACCGGCCGCCGGGCGCGACGCGCGCTGTCGCAGGCACCGGACCATCCCGTCGAGCCCGAGGGGCCGCGCTCGGCGTTCGCCCTGCCGCCGGGCGCCGCCGACCGCACCGACGACTCACTTCCCGGCCGTCACGACGGTGCCCGCACGGCGCCGGACGAGGACCACACGCCGCCGCAGGCCCACCCGCTCCATGGAACTCACGGGGCACAGGGGGCTCGCGGGCCTCAGGGAGCTCAGCTCGGCTATCAGGACGCCGGGAACGCCGCCGACCTCGGGCACGGCCGGACCCGGAGCGCCGGGCACCAGTCCCCGGGCCAGGCCCAGGGCCAGAACCAACAGGGACAGAACCCGGACCAAGGCCGGAATCCGGAACGGGGAGAGGGGCAGGGCCGGACGCGGAATCCGGCTGCGGCCCCCGCACCTTCGAGCGGCCGTGAGGCGCAGGGCGAGCCCCGGCGCGCCGCGACGCCGACCGCCCCAGCCCCCGCCCCCGCCCCCGCCCCCGCACGGCCGTTGCCCGTCGCGCAGCCGCTGCCCGACGAGACGCCCCCGGCCGGCACCGCCACCGGATCCGACACCCAGGGCCGCGCGTTCAGCGTGCGCACGCTCGGACAGGGTGTGCCGTTCGCCCGCGGGGGCCACGCCCCCGGCACTCCCGCCACGGGCCCGCTCGCCGCGAACCGCAGGCGCAAGCTGGGCAACCGTACGGAACCCGCATCCGAGACCGGTGGGCAGCCCCAGGGCCCGGCGCCGTCCGGACCGCAGAGCACGTCCGTGCCCATGCCGCCGCCGGCGGGCGGCCCGGGCGCCGGCGGCGGGCGCGCGGAGGGACGTTCGTACGCGATCGGCGCACCCGACGAGGGCGCGGAAGGACCCGAACCGCTGGACGGCCCCGGCGGCGCCGTCGAGGTCGCCAACCGCCCGCAGCCCCGGCCCGTCGACGACGAACTGCCGCCCGAGCCGTTGGACAACCCCCGCCGGCTGCTGGTCTGGCCGGCGCCCGACGTCTCCACCCAGCAGGCGCTGAGCGAACGCGGCTACCGGCCCGTCGTCGTGCACTCCCGCGAGGAGGTCGACGCACAGATCGCCGCGTTCCCCGCGGCGCTGTTCGTGGACCCGCTGACCGGGCCGATCACCCGAACCGCGCTGCAGTCCCTGCGCCAGGCGGCCGTGGCCGCCGAGGTGCCCGTCCTGGTGACGGCAGGGCTCGGCCAGGCGAACCGTGAGGCGGCGTACGGCGCCGATCCCGCGGTGCTGCTCAAGGCACTGGCACCGCGGGACAGCGAGCAGCACCCGCCGCGCGTCCTGCTGATCGAGGGGCACGAGGAGATCGCGCTCGCCCTGAGGTCGACGCTGGAACGGCGCGGCATGCAGGTCGGCCGGGCCGCCGACGACAACGAAGCGGTCGCCCTCGCCGGCCAGATGCGGCCGAACCTCGTCGTCATGGACCTCATGCAGGTACGGCGCAGGCGCGCGGGCATCATCGACTGGCTGCGCGCGAACGGCCAGTTGAACCGCACGCCGCTGGTCGTCTACACGTCCATGGGCATCGACCCGGCGGAACTGCCGCGGCTGGTGTCCGGCGAGAACGTGCTGTTCCTCGCGGAACGCTCGACGAGCGACGAGGTTCAGGCCCGCATCGTGGATCTCCTGGCAAAGATCGGCACGAACTGA
- a CDS encoding PRC and DUF2382 domain-containing protein, translated as MITQEQIPAVLDHPVYDSGGNKIGSAKHVFYDDATGNPEWVTVKTGMFGSSESFIPTHDASLVQDHLEVPYGRDQVKDAPNVDIDAGGHLSEQEEHRLYTYYGIDGDAAAQDQRQGAKPAKTDGGPDAKGGVAAMGGAGAMGAVAAGRRDAGSGGTSGTMDQDSAMRQSRAPMGGGTSALDKDLGKDSTSRDMDAPGTAGTRMSGTAHPDTTRGMGTAGAQDRDRSRVDDVAMTRSEERMHVGTERHESGTAHLHKYVVTEEEQQTIPVRHEEVRVVREPITDTDRASAMRNAEISEADREVTLHGERPVVEMHTEPVERVRLTIEEKVEQQTVRGTVRKERIETQTEAEDGTKGHIPGRGDTPRS; from the coding sequence ATGATCACACAGGAACAGATCCCCGCGGTCCTGGACCACCCCGTCTACGATTCCGGCGGGAACAAGATCGGCAGTGCGAAGCACGTCTTCTACGACGACGCCACGGGGAATCCCGAGTGGGTCACCGTGAAGACCGGGATGTTCGGTTCGAGTGAGTCGTTCATCCCCACGCACGACGCCAGTCTGGTGCAGGACCATCTCGAAGTCCCGTACGGCCGGGACCAGGTAAAGGACGCTCCGAACGTCGACATCGATGCCGGCGGGCACCTGTCCGAGCAGGAGGAGCACCGGCTCTACACGTACTACGGCATCGACGGGGACGCCGCTGCGCAGGATCAGCGGCAGGGCGCCAAGCCCGCCAAGACCGACGGTGGTCCTGACGCCAAGGGTGGCGTGGCCGCCATGGGCGGTGCCGGTGCGATGGGTGCCGTGGCGGCCGGGCGGCGTGACGCCGGGAGCGGCGGCACGTCCGGGACCATGGACCAGGATTCCGCGATGCGGCAGTCGCGCGCGCCCATGGGCGGCGGCACGTCGGCTCTCGACAAGGATCTCGGCAAGGACAGCACCTCGCGGGACATGGACGCACCGGGAACGGCCGGCACGCGCATGTCGGGGACGGCGCACCCGGACACCACCCGGGGCATGGGCACGGCCGGCGCCCAGGACCGTGACCGGTCCAGGGTCGACGACGTCGCGATGACCCGTTCCGAGGAGCGGATGCACGTCGGGACGGAGCGCCACGAGTCCGGTACGGCACACCTGCACAAGTACGTCGTGACGGAGGAGGAGCAGCAGACCATCCCCGTACGTCATGAGGAAGTACGCGTCGTGCGGGAGCCGATCACGGACACCGACCGCGCTTCCGCGATGCGGAACGCGGAGATCTCCGAGGCGGACCGCGAGGTCACGCTGCACGGGGAGCGCCCTGTGGTGGAGATGCACACCGAGCCGGTGGAACGCGTGCGGCTGACGATCGAGGAGAAGGTCGAGCAGCAGACGGTCAGGGGCACCGTGCGCAAGGAGCGCATCGAGACCCAGACCGAGGCCGAGGACGGGACGAAGGGGCACATCCCGGGCCGGGGTGACACGCCTCGTTCCTGA